One genomic region from Argentina anserina chromosome 2, drPotAnse1.1, whole genome shotgun sequence encodes:
- the LOC126785426 gene encoding nucleobase-ascorbate transporter 4 — protein MAAPKADDFQPHPVKEQLPGVDFCMTSSPPWPEAILLGFQHFLVMLGTTVFIPILLVPIMGGGDVEKAEVIDTVLFVAGINTLLQTWFGTRLPVVMGASYAFIIPAISIAYSRRFSIFIDPHQRFRETMATIQGALIISSFFQMILGFLGFVRIFGRFLSPLSAVPLVTLTGLGFFVLGFPLLANCIEVGLPAILILLLLSQYASTMKLKIPIFNRFAVLFTVAIVWVYAVILTAGGAYNHRSPRTQISCRTDRSGLVRAAPWLRVPYPFQWGRPHFNAGDTFAIMAAAFVAIIESIGVFIAASRYGSATPPPPSVLSRGVGWQGIGTLLCGIFGSLTGSSASVENAGLLGLTRIGSRRVIEISAGFMFFFSILGKFGAILASIPLPIVAALYCVLYAYVASAGLGLLQFCNLNSYRSKFIIGFSLFMGLSVPQYFHDYILTSGHGPLHTHQIWFNNIVQVIFSSAATVAIIVAFFCDLTMGRGHNSTRRDSGRHWWGKFRKFDTDTRSEEFYALPYNLNRHFPSV, from the exons ATGGCGGCACCAAAAGCCGATGACTTCCAGCCACATCCGGTCAAGGAGCAACTTCCCGGAGTCGACTTCTGCATGACCTCTTCTCCTCCTTGGc CGGAAGCCATACTCCTGGGATTTCAGCACTTTCTGGTCATGTTGGGCACCACTGTGTTCATACCCATCTTGCTTGTCCCTATAATGGGTGGTGGTGAT GTAGAGAAGGCAGAAGTGATTGACACTGTGCTCTTTGTCGCCGGCATTAACACACTGTTACAGACTTGGTTTGGGACTCGTCTTCCTGTGGTAATGGGAGCTTCATATGCTTTCATCATCCCTGCTATCTCCATAGCTTATTCCAGGAGGTTCAGTATATTCATAGACCCCCACCAG aggTTCCGAGAAACTATGGCAACAATACAAGGAGCGCTTATAATTTCTTCATTCTTTCAAATGATCCTTGGCTTTTTGGGGTTTGTCAGAATATTTGGGAG GTTTCTTAGTCCTCTCTCTGCTGTTCCTCTAGTGACTCTAACTGGACTGGGGTTCTTTGTACTTGGTTTTCCTTTG TTGGCAAATTGTATTGAAGTTGGATTACCGGCCATACTTATACTGCTTCTTCTATCACAG TATGCCTCCACAATGAAGTTGAAGATACCAATATTTAATCGATTTGcggtactattcactgttgcAATAGTATGGGTGTATGCAGTAATTTTGACAGCAGGTGGTGCATATAATCATAGATCTCCTAGAACTCAAATTAGCTGCCGCACCGATCGTTCTGGGCTTGTTAGGGCTGCTCCTTG GTTAAGGGTTCCCTATCCATTCCAATGGGGGAGACCGCATTTTAATGCTGGAGATACTTTTGCAATAATGGCTGCTGCTTTTGTTGCCATAATTGAG TCCATAGGTGTATTCATTGCAGCATCAAGATACGGGAGTGCCACCCCTCCACCACCTTCTGTTCTGAGCCGAGGTGTAGGTTGGCAG GGCATCGGCACTCTTCTATGTGGCATCTTTGGCTCATTAACAGGCTCAAGTGCATCAGT TGAAAATGCAGGTTTGTTGGGTTTGACACGTATCGGAAGTCGAAGGGTAATTGAAATATCAGCAGGCtttatgtttttcttctcCATATTAG GAAAGTTTGGGGCCATTCTTGCATCTATACCACTTCCAATCGTGGCAGCTTTGTATTGCGTTCTCTATGCCTATGTTG CTTCAGCTGGTCTTGGTTTATTGCAGTTCTGCAACCTTAACAGCTATAGGTCAAAGTTCATAATTGGTTTTTCTCTCTTCATGGGTCTTTCTGTGCCTCAGTACTTTCATGATTACATCTTAACATCTGGTCATGGCCCCCTTCACACACATCAAATCTGG TTCAACAACATAGTGCAAGTAATTTTCTCATCTGCTGCAACTGTGGCAATTATAGTTGCTTTCTTCTGTGACCTCACCATGGGCCGTGGACACAATTCTACAAGGCGAGACAGTGGCCGACACTGGTGGGGAAAGTTCAGAAAATTTGACACAGATACCAGGAGTGAAGAGTTCTATGCACTTCCATACAACCTCAATAGGCATTTCCCTTCGGTGTGA